Proteins co-encoded in one Gossypium arboreum isolate Shixiya-1 chromosome 11, ASM2569848v2, whole genome shotgun sequence genomic window:
- the LOC128283917 gene encoding ribulose bisphosphate carboxylase large chain-like: MDFVTGLSLTPRKKDAIWVVVDRNLIKPFMHWRDRFLFCAEAIYKSQAEAGEIKGHYLNATAGTCEEMIKRAVCARELGVPIVMHDYLTGGFTANTSLANYYRDNGLLLHIHRAMHAFIDRQKNHGMHFCVLAKALRMSGGDHIHAGTVVGKLEGERDITLVFVDLLRDDFIEKDRSRGIYFSQDWVSMPGVLPVASGGIHVWHMPALTEIFGDDSILQFGGGTRLNEI, translated from the exons atggattttgtaactggtTTGTCTCTGACTCCTAGAAAGAAGGATGctatttgggtagtggttgatag gaatttaattaaacCATTTATGCACTGGAGAGACCGTTTCTTATTTTGTGCCGAAGCAATTTATAAATCACAGGCTGAAGCAGGTGAAATCAAAGGGCATTACTTGAATGCTACTGCAGGTACATGTGAAGAAATGATCAAAAGGGCCGTGTGTGCTAGAGAATTGGGAGTTCCTATCGTAATGCACGACTACTTAACAGGTGGGTTCACTGCAAATACTAGCTTGGCTAATTATTACCGAGATAACGGTCTACTTCTTCACATCCATCGCGCAATGCATGCATTTATTGATAGACAGAAGAATCATGGTATGCACTTTTGTGTACTAGCTAAAGCTTTACGTATGTCTGGTGGAGATCATATTCACGCTGGAACAGTAGTAGGTAAACTTGAAGGAGAAAGGGACATAACTTTGGTCTTTGTTGATTTACTACGTGATGATTTTATTGAAAAAGATCGAAGCCGTGGTATTTATTTCTCTCAAGATTGGGTTTCTATGCCAGGTGTTCTGCCCGTAGCTTCAGGGGGTATTCACGTTTGGCATATGCCTGCTTTGACCGAGATCTTTGGAGATGATTCTATACTACAATTCGGTGGAGGAACTAGATTGAATGAGATATGa